The Lolium perenne isolate Kyuss_39 chromosome 6, Kyuss_2.0, whole genome shotgun sequence genome segment ATTCGTCGCACACAGTTTCCTTTCAGGAGTAGGTTCCGCATGAATTTCATGTTGACAGGTTTTTATTTCGGTGTACATACGCTAGTACATAATTGACTCACAAGTATACTGCAATCTGTACGTATGTGTGACTAAGGTTTGGAGTACTTTTGCTCAACTTCTTCCTCGCCATTTTCATAGACGGCGATGTAGTGATCATAGTTgagaagtgagaggtgataatccatggtggtggagtcatgatggtgttcgtcttcgtggtcggtgaCGTGTTGTGACCGACGTGACCAACGGTGTCATGGTGATGTTCGTTTTCGTGGTCGGCGATGCGCCCATGCTTGTGACCGATGGTGTCCTgatggtgttcgtcttcgtgatCGGCGACAAgatgatgcttgtgaccggcgtcaccaacggtgtcatggtggtgttcgtcttcgtggtcggtgaCGTGCCCATGctttgtgaccggcgtgaccggcggtgtcctggtggtgttcgtcttcgtggacGGTGACATGGtgctgcttgtgaccggcgtcacCGACGATGTCATGGTGATGTTCGTCTTTGTGGTCGGTGACgtgcccatgcttgtgaccggcgtgaccggcggtgtcCTGGTGGTGTTCATCTTCGTGAACGGCGACATGGTGCTGCTTGTGATCGGTGTCACCgatggtgtcatggtggtgttcgtcttcgtggtcggcgacgtgcccATGTGTGTGACCGGTGTCACCGATGGTGTCATGGTGGTCTTCATCTTCGTGGTCGGTGATGTGGTGATGCTTTTAACTGACATGACCAACGGTGCCATCACCAACGTGCTGAAGCTTGTGAACGGTGATGGCATGGTGATCTTGTGATATAAACTTCCCCGAAGTAACGTCACGCGAGAGCTGagaccaaaagaaaagaaaaggagcaGGTGTGTTATGACAAACGACAGTAGCAGTGGGTGACCGCAGGGTACTGGTTTTTTTTGTTCCCTTTTTCCGACGCAATAAACCACCGACCAAGTGGTGAGGTCGAGAGAGTGAGCCCACGCTCCTCCCAGTCCCAGTCCAGGCGCCGCAACACCGCAAAATACCAAGAAAAGCTCCCTTTCTCCTCTCCCCTTTGGTCCTCCTCCTTTCTCACCGAGGATCACCAGCAGCGTCAGCACCAGAAATTCTCCTCCATGAGGTTGGGATCCATCCCGCCGCTCTCCCTCCTCGCGCTCCTCCTCTCCGTCGCCCTCCAGTCCGACGCCAATGCGTTCGCATCCCCCACTGGTGAAGAAACCATCCCCTTTGCTCTTTCTTCAAATGTAGGATTCGATCTTGCTTTCTGCGTCCCGCTTTACTCACCTCCTCGTGGTTTTTTGGTTGCAGATAACATCGTGAAGCAGCTCTCCTCCGTGGTCAAGTGGCCGCGGGGCTCTGCTTCCCCCAACTCGCCCAAGCAGTCCCCACACTCCCAGTATGGTGAGTGAGCGCTAGCTAGTGGCTGCTGCTGCTGTCTCGAGGGTTTGCTTAGTTTGTTCATTGGCGAGTAGCGATTATTGCGAATTCGGGGAAACTTAACAGACTATTTATACGATTTGGTTTCTTCCGCTGTCGTGCTTCTTGCTCTAGGTTAAGTAGCGGCGCACGATTTCCATCTATTCTTGTAATCCTCTAGTGTACGTATTCTATACTACTACTACATTTGCTGCAAAGTAAGAAAAAACTGTTTGGGAGAAGATAGGTACTAGATGGGGACAGAACCCAACATTTCTCTAGATCTTCGTCTCATTTTTCTTTGACCTTGCAGGCATCAACACTGTTAATTTGTCATGGCTATTTAGCAGTTTGATCTTGCCGGTTCACACCATCTCTACCATGGCCTGGAAAGAAATCATCGCACCCATAAATATTTTTTTCCTAGAAAATGCAAAAGCCTTGTGAACGCATTGATAGAAGAATAAGTTTTGTACAAATCGTAAGAAGGACCACACCGCCCGATAACAACAACGTTACACTCCTCGGTGCTAGCCACCGCAGGGAGAAGTGACGCCAACCCAACCCTGGCTACCTTCTCCCACTGTTGGGCCTCTGCCCTGATGGTGTCCAACAAGTAAATAAAGTTAGGCCTCTCGTTGTTGAAGATGGCCGGGTTACGGTGCCTCTACACAACACCGACAGAGTGGATGGGTTGACAGATGCCACCGTTCCATGAAGTCCTCTTCAACAACCTTATTTTTCTGTGCTTTTTTGATGAATACAAACTGATTCTGTAGGCTCGCTCATTTTGGAAGCGATGCAATATTAATTTATTTTGTACCTTTGTAATGTAGTTACCCTTTTCCTGCTTGACATATATGCTATCATCCGTAAATGAACGATGGTAAAAAAGCAGGAGCAGCTTTACTAACCATGTTGTTCTCATAAGGGTCAAACATCTTTGTATGAAACATAATGGTTAAACATTTGACTGTTTACTATTTTTATATGCTTGATATTTGTTTGCCTTGTGTACAACTGAAACGCTAAGCTAAATTAAGTCTGAAGTCGAGTCTTCATTTCTATAATGACCTGAGCTGAGTTCAGCTCCCTCAGAGTTAAGAAAATTGGAGTTTAACTCATTTGAAATACCAGCTAGTAAATATGAGTTACAACGGTTGATAATTTGTGTAATGGCTTAATCTTGATCTCATGGTTATGGCCTTTCTGTATGTGGCAGATGGGAACGTGGCAGTGCAATTTGAGAGTGGCTACTTTGTAGAGACGCTTGTTGAAGGAGATCTGCTTGGCGTCACGCCGCACACCATTAGAGTATCCCCAATCGAAGGGGGAGAGCTCCTTGCAGTTGACTCGGCACATAGTAACATTGTGCGAATAACCCCACCGCTGTCAGAATGTATGTTTCCCTCTTGCTGTTCTCAGTTCAGTGCTTTTTTTTTTGGCATCTTTAAGTACTTCTACATATTTTATGGGACTTTGTATTGTATCCAAACAATGGATCTTTTTAAATTGCCTCAGTTATGTATCATTGCACTATTTTTTTACCAAGTGCATTTTTAGAGCAGATTTATTAAGCATATCAATGGATTATCCAAACAAAAATCAAGTAGAATGCAAATATTTCTGATGTTTCCTTTAAGTAGAATTGTACATTACTGTCGCAAACAGTCCTTATTGAAAGTGAGGTTAGTAATTATATTTTGGGTGTTGAAATCAACTAAAAAAATGCATATGTCCCTAAAGATATGTAATCTTAATATTATAACCATATGTCTGGTAGTGTTGCTACTGGGACTGATATTAGAATCTCTGCAGATAGTAGGGGAAGATTGGTTGCTGGTTCTTTCCAGGGCCATGCAGGTCATatagatggtaaaccgattgatgCAAGATTCAAGCGCCCCACAGGTGTTGCTGTCGATGATACAGGGAACGTCTATATTGCAGATACAGCAAACTTGGCAATCCGAAAGATTGGGGAGTCAGGTATGCTATAATTTCATAGTCTGCATTCATGCATTAGTTTAGTTTTAAGTTTTAACAGTTGGTGGGTGAAATTTCTGTGCAGGAGTAACCACTATTGCTGGGGGAAAATCCAATATCCCAGGTTATAGGGATGGCCCCAGTGAAGATGCAAAGTTCTCCACTGATTTTGACGTTGTATATGTGAAGAAAATGTGCTCATTATTGGTCATTGACCGTGGAAATGCGGCCCTTCGAAAAATTGCCCTTCCACAAGAAGACTGTACTTACCAAGATGCTGCACTTCTGTCTTCAGGTTCGTTACCTTGTTCCCACAAAAAAAGGGTTCATTATTTTGTTACTACTTCTATAATTATTTGAGGACATGTAGATGTTTTTCCTAGGATAAATTGTAATCCCATTCACAAggtgggctcctttgattcataggatagaaaaatcataggaataggaaaagtataggattgagatgtcatggctagttgaatccTATGGAACTTGGGAAGATGAGTTCTCTTTGATTGTACCAAaggaattttccatgaggtatgacctaatgttttgttcctataggatttgcactacaagattcctagagGATTAATTCCTGTAGGATATATTCCTACGAATCAAACAAGTAGTGTAGGAAAAAATTTCCATAGGATCTAAACCctacacagatcctatgaatcaaaggggtCCTAAAGATGCTGTTTATGTTGGAAAGATGGTTGCTGGACCGGACAGGTGCAAATATGTCTGAAGCATTTGTAAACAGGAAAGGGCTGCCTCAAGTTCTATTCTAAGGATGGGACAACAAATTACTGACATGTTGACAGCTGCATTTTATACTGTTTGGAGGTCCTGTGCTAGATGTAGAATTTTGTTGACATTCTAATGTCCCAAGTATCATTACAATAGAAGCCTGGGAATGCAGAATTGAGGCTAGGGGTTAGTAGAATAAAGAGGGTGCTGTAATACTGGATACAGATAAGGAAGGAGCATGCCAAAGTTATTCTGTACAGCTCGGCTCCTTCCTGTACCCCGGTCCAGGACACCAGCTGATGCTGTGATGTTACCTGTCCAAACACACTTCCCAAAAAAATAGCTAGCCTACAGTGATCCAGAGGTGACTGAATTAGAACTGACTCCATGATATAGGCCCATGATCTTGCTTTACCTCTCTCGAACTCGAAGGTGTACTCAGAAGTCAGAACTATCTAATGCTCTAGTAAGAACATGCAGGAAGGTGTACTGAATTAGGACTGACTCCATGATGCAGCATGCAGGCTGGAAGGTGTACTCGAACTGTCCAGCACTCTAGCAAGAACACAGATCACATCAAAATATCCCACTGGCCGTTGGATTCTCAAATTTTTTCACACTTTTCAGTTTCCTGCCTTGGAGAGAATACTTACAGTATTGTTCCATATTCTTGCTGGCTCCTAGATTGTGTAACACCATGTCATGGCATCCAACTTCCAACTATGACGTACATTTGTTTGACTCTGATCAGCAGCAAAATCCCAAATATACACCATCGAGGAGGCTTTGGCACTTCCAGGAACTTCTTGTAAAAAGCGATGCACAAGAAGCACTCCATCTTCAGCATCTTAAGTACAGTAGCTCAGAAACAATATATATCACCTGACAGAGCACCTGGACACAACCTGAAAAATAAGTGTTGATACTCCCCAAGACTGAAACCATCTCACTCCATGCAAGAATAATGAACATTGGTCTCTCAAAAACCAATGGTTCACTGTTGTCCAAATTTCCAAAGCATAACAACATAGGAAGACTGTTATTGTACTCCTCTAACAAAAACTCTTGGTACTTTATGAGAGCCCTTCTGTGCCCATTAGGTCGATTGGCCATTGTATGTTAGTGACGCGGGACACCTGGCTGATTTTAAAGAAAAAATGTGACCTTGATTGCAAGTTGGAAGAGATGTTTGATTAGATGTGTGGCAATTGCATTGCACGTTAGAAAATTCCGTGCTAATGTATGAACATATCCATCAAACGGGATACCCAGTACCATGTGGTACACATTACAAATGTAGATGCACGTGTATAGCATGAACTATTTGATTACTGGTGATGCAGATCTTTGTACCTCTCTATAGTGAGATATGGAACCAAATAGACACATATTCCTACGCGAGAACTATCTGGAATTTTGGATCTAGCATATAACAGGAGTTACATCACATGATAAATCAACCCGGAATTAATCTAAGTAGATGCCTTGTTTTCCCTGAATTCACAGTATATACGTTTGTGTAGAATTAATATGATTATTAGTGACCATCTATTCTGTGGTTGCTGATTCATTTGACCATTTGTGGTAGCTTAAGTATGATAACAGTAATAAGAATGATTGAATTAATGTTTAGCTAATACTGATTGTATCTGACAAACCTGCCACAGCTGATAACTGTTTCAGGAATTGTAATGCGGCTGTCAAAAAAATGGTAGTTTGATGGACTTGATCGTTGATGCCACTTTGTTGATTTTCACAGATATCATACTGGTTATTGGTGCCGTTGTGGCTGGATATGTATTTTCTGTGGTACAACATGGATTTGGCCCGTCAAGTTCAGAAAAGGTATATGATGTTCCATACAATCGATTTCAGTTGACTATTCAAGTGCAATTTCCCTTCTGGAATCGCTTTGGTTGAAGTTTTTCTTTGAAGTATTTCAACTCAGTGTCAAATAGCATCCCCGTTGTTGTATCAGTTATAGCAGAGTGAAACAGCAAATCTCTGATAATTTGTTTTCTGAAACGGAACCTTGGCTTACATAGTAATCTCTGTTGCCACTCTAGATGGAAGCACCTGAAGATGGGAAACAAGAGAGCAGCACCATTGGAAAGCCACCATTGGTTGTGGAGAGCCTCAAAGAGGAACCGAGCGCTGGATGGCCGTCTTTTGGGACACTCGTTGCTGACCTACTGAAGCTTTCCGTGGAAGGAGTGGGGAGTCTCCTCCTCAACATCGTCCCGCTACGCCTGCAACACATGAAGAGAAAAACAGGCCTCACTCCTCTCAAAGACAGGCTCGTGATGCCTGAGGACGGAGAGCAGGCACCAGCAGCCCAGAAGCTAAGCAACACCCCGATGAGGCCCGAGACGCTCCATGCTCCTAACGCCGATGGCGAGACCGCGGCGAAGGGTCAGAAGATCGTCAAACCATCCAAGTTCAGGGACTCTACTCTGTCGAGTAAGCACCGGTCTACCAAGAGGCAGGAGTACGCCGAGTTCTACGGCTCGGCGGAGACGCCTCAAGCGAGCGCGAAGGTTCCTAAAGACCGGCTCCGCCACCGCAGCAGCCACCGGGAGAAGAGCAGCGAGGTGGGCTATGGCACCGGGCGTCCAGAGCCGAGGGCTGCTGAGGTGAAACCGGCGGAGTACAGTGACCCGAAGTATGAGCAGTACAACATGAGGAGCAAGTATGGTGCTGACAGCGGCGGATTCAGGTACTGATTGGTGAAAGCAATGGCGGGTGGTCGCTGTCGTTGATGCCGACGGTGTCTTTGGCCATTTGTCTACCCCCAGTTTACTAGAAGCAGAAATGTGTCACCGTCTCCCTCCTTTCCGCCCACAAGATGTGGCAGGTAAAATTAGTCTAGCTGTTTAGGTGGGGGAAAACCTACATCGTCGGTTGGCATCTCATGTGCGATTTCAGCAAGCCGGATGTAACTGTCGCGGAGAGCAACCTGTAGCCTAGTTAGTAAATTTGAACTGCTACACACATGACAGGTGTGTGAGAAGTCGATTCTGAACTGGAGAACACAAACTTTCCTGCCGGCGTTCTCCCGTTTCATTTCGGGGCATGTTTGCTTGGAATGCGTGGATTTTTCGCCGTTTAAACTTCCGCGTTACAGGTAAGCTGAACATGGTCAAGTCAGATGCAGTAGCTGTAGCTCTGCTAGTTCTTACTGAGCTGTCTGTGGCCCAGCCCTGCAAAGCGGCGGTTCCAAATGCTTGAAATATGTGTGATTTTATGTCGGGTCTATTCGTGGATCCTCCCTCACATTGCCTGCCTAACTTGGAACCCATGTGACGGAGATAGATAACAGGCAAAACAACCGAGTTTTCTTTTCAGCGGCGAAGAAACGAACTCGATGAGCTGGTTGTGACCAAAAGAAACGGTGGATATATTCTACTGGActgctttttctttcttttccgaAATGGGTCATCCTAGCCTCTGCATCATGCGAAATTTTGGCAAAAGAGACCACTCTCTCCAATTCATTGACAAAAAAGACCACTTGTGAATGCAAATGACAAAAAAGACCACCTCGGTTGTGGCGGCAGTGCCCCCAAGCGACACGTGGCGACATGCCGCCAGAAAGAGAGGCGGCACTGCCTGCCGTCGCACACACTGGCAGCACGTTACGTCGCCGTCCCTCGCAATTCGTGGCCGTCAACGCCCATGGGCGATGCCGCCGCACGCACCGACGGCAGGCTGATATGGCAACTGGCTGCGGGCCATGCCGCCCTCGTCTCCAGCGGCAGGAGTTATGATTTTCCAATGGGTTGAAATCATACGTATACTTGCAAATGAGCTAAGCTAGCTACTCAATTTCTTTTTTTTGCACCGGATCCATCAGATGCATGTATGCAATCTCTAAGGCATCTCCAACAAGGCGACGCAAacagacgctgagcgaccgtttgcgtccgtccGGGCAGAAAATGCGTCTGGGAACACGCTTTAACGGGCGATGCATCGTGATCGAGCCGTTCGCAGCGATGCAAACCCGACGCATATTTGCGCCTGGAATGCGGcacggcggacgctgcgcggacgtcccaagtgaccgctcgcttctccaccgggcccgcctggtaGCGAGCATgtatcgagggcatcgcttccgcgGTCAGCGCTCGCGCGTCTGTGCCGCAGCCTTTGCCATCAATGTCGCGGCTGCCTCTTCTGCgtgcgcactggcgggcggcggctgggcttctgcgccgccttcaatggcgaAGGAGATCATGCCGCCGGGCCTCACGGAGGAAGAAGCCCTATGACTGGCGCTTCAGGACATGATGCCGGTGGCAtaccggggcagcggcggcggctgcatcgatcggtccacctccgagacgaggacgacgagctcGTCGTCCATCATGTTCTCCGGGTACTCAAACTTCTGGCCCACCGCCAAGGCCAACTGCCATTCCAGGAAAATGTACGCGAcgcagtcgtcgatgtcgtccttggcctcctcgttgtTGTACGCCAGCGCCTCGTTgtagtcctcctcgtcgtcgtcatgtGCAGGCGTCGGCGCCTGCCGTCTTCGACGACGAGGCGCCGGTGGACGGTCAAAGGGGAAGTCCCTGTCGCCCAGGAAGCCCGCCCTCCTCCTCGGATCCTTCTAGGAATCGAGATAGTTGCGCCAGCTGTTGGAGTCGATGGCGTAGGCGGGATCGGCGTGGAGGTCCGGCGATaggtaccgcctccttcgccggatTTCGGCGGTCCTATCTGTCTCGCGCAGGCACGGGCGAGACGTGCACCCGGAGGTAGCTGAGCCACCAGCCGCCAGGCATGTGCACGTCTCCCCAGGCGTCGGACGGCATCCAGTTCGCGTGCATCAGCCGCGCCACGTTGACGGGCAGCGGCACCCTCTGCCGCCGCTCCTCCTTCTTAGTGCCACTGCCGGACGCCttgaagtcgttcttcttcttccccatggtctTGCGGCGGCGCGCGACGGTGGTAGTGggagtggaggtgtgggcgatGACAGGAACGAtgccggtggacttttaaggcCCGCTGCGCGCGGgaaacgatgccattgaaggcggcgcagaagcccagtcGCCGCTTGCCAGTGCGAGCGCAGCAGAGGGAGCCGcgacattgatggcgaaggctgcggcgcagacgcagAAGCGATGACcgcggaagcgatgccctcgatacATGCTCGCTGTCATGCGGGCCCGGTGGAGAAGCGAGCGGTCACTTggggcgtccgcgcagcgtccgccacGGCGCATTCCAGGCGCAAATATGCGCCGGGTTTGCGTCGCTGCGGACGGTCCGGTCacgatgcgtcgccccgctggagcgtgTTCCAG includes the following:
- the LOC127321070 gene encoding uncharacterized protein; translated protein: MRLGSIPPLSLLALLLSVALQSDANAFASPTDNIVKQLSSVVKWPRGSASPNSPKQSPHSQYDGNVAVQFESGYFVETLVEGDLLGVTPHTIRVSPIEGGELLAVDSAHSNIVRITPPLSEYSRGRLVAGSFQGHAGHIDGKPIDARFKRPTGVAVDDTGNVYIADTANLAIRKIGESGVTTIAGGKSNIPGYRDGPSEDAKFSTDFDVVYVKKMCSLLVIDRGNAALRKIALPQEDCTYQDAALLSSDIILVIGAVVAGYVFSVVQHGFGPSSSEKMEAPEDGKQESSTIGKPPLVVESLKEEPSAGWPSFGTLVADLLKLSVEGVGSLLLNIVPLRLQHMKRKTGLTPLKDRLVMPEDGEQAPAAQKLSNTPMRPETLHAPNADGETAAKGQKIVKPSKFRDSTLSSKHRSTKRQEYAEFYGSAETPQASAKVPKDRLRHRSSHREKSSEVGYGTGRPEPRAAEVKPAEYSDPKYEQYNMRSKYGADSGGFRY